Proteins from a single region of Hydra vulgaris chromosome 12, alternate assembly HydraT2T_AEP:
- the LOC100203426 gene encoding uncharacterized protein LOC100203426 isoform X30, with protein sequence MRIAVQYIFILTLCGSSHGTSKVDKKDDVPHVHRTSFPVQLRVHSPNENLLGIVPHVPEYGETVASIQTARTLVENTRSSIPHPSDNLAIKAPEDEVIVTKSIIPNTVFTNIPAPATVEKKSVTNEQKRQYIPAMQLNNLFYPQYQQYQIPQYSNYLQYPTINVQQSPIVQPMYPSTIQSLQQQSAISNEPCTDQYPMCTGFAKNNYCFNYPDLMKIQCRKSCGHCIPLLTPVETVIANDTTPNVENQSKSAVIKAANGKDSKKSNDKGSKLTEKVKKVKSKSKIATTVVHKKPNEKLKTQTIKHEEFDGKATVSTSKYKNEGIDEEDSGSGSSGSGLDAEGESGLSEESGSGVNTVNTKSFNVSKILITKNNTKLHTTVKKLLDAKIQGTEKKSRRSKIPDKKQISHPEFSEFKLPVKKSVIPVSSLALADKNGDDIDSGSGDSLIETASTKSKIVSNVTEKSSEQQSAKPLPKVLIKTVKKKNSKSILINVPKSKNKNIGHSHNVSIIAKPKSKKQKIKKQGVNIKIVHKEKKNKAKTKRNQHKISVVKKNKGEKNVTVKVENKSTKNKTNITKKDEQIIVKKQEISQRPENANSAIFASKYPRIDLRAIANALAKYESAALELAGEYPKPAQFDMTEYQRSSIPRPETLYVNNIEQNIQIAELVTKTERDKKNIIPKYLKLSTDVFKDGDSFLDTENADSLDSVRRRFEIPGIEPTLNDYYSETGKINPFSSKQSRYKKSQIMKIKTMNTSSDPYEYLRNMPPGASMEPIEDPRKRSNIPSDHSFPVFLMKVSPADQKYKPEEASKRGKVHHLNAEGLPIDDKENGNNNAPIASSPVEDHHATQQNFVNSALVSPMNIPSYPQAMQFVSPPYMQPGFFQYPGVPALSEEHAAVSPPIGFTVEQLTAPRTSAAFAHEDQVTAENQPKDSLRSKMLSAFFTVKNGEGVSDEGSGGTSNDKIGKSNLVETGSGDGNEDAQKPVISLHNLLKNDLLLSDDKSSNIGKSSSSKSPSNNQQDSSANYLRSNLAALTPESGKSNTDEQSVMSGEHAMSTKMRKTQETNWMRPNPESELASALPESYIDSSVPSKETSSHQNSLNQAFLMENASPRDQIPSKYITTKKAIMQADMVRGQPTSDITKKFINQKKVLSKNLFESFPSQDIAITHLKDDIDKSILMEFPKSPFSSHNVNSFPKEANNPLNTKRFVNKNLLISLNSKSSQNNQNDGNSNRDEIPNFNRDNIQNNIPYLWRQYSNSIVPSTSVASESPDFQMPVQVSFSKQESSLLSAKVGSAKYEQNPIAQIVASKQLDAGSSQNYLNQPGVAVQPLLHNTIESKKQTITQGVRKNLIKQQPDLDCGDDWEGARGDFGTFCYKEIKVKATFDDALAECRRLKGDLFSILNAYENRYLQDNIHERFWIGYRDKGMDGNWNWTDGSKSIYTNWANNADGDDSKRFDCVYVEADQGLWKDAPCNKKQPFLCKKKKEVCPKDWKNLKLNSANGCYKLFETSLGWEDAEHECEKNHSHLASLTSEDEQTMVYQVHSSKSFWIGFNDRENEGDWMWSDRTTSSYTNWAERAPTNGGLSCTSMIDGGKWHDEPCGEKYKFVCKRKGPQPEKNEGLDSDGVLLPVARLMMRPETSPSHIYDDIAKGGLHPVTPKFFWPLLKISKSGLAGNRPMAAHGGVRVVPGGVALDGIHGFLDGGDFHGKCLADPKKCIKGFTIAIHVYFDKIVRQYKKEHCVIDTSGGGKGFTIFIANNKLNYKVVTDEQTWHLQTDLTVEIWEQIVMTWHKDKGLSVFVNGAFKDAETTSKKSVIVSNGPTRLIVGREDKDKGPYSCTKMVVASVAIFTKMLSIEDVPYAFTYGDTVVASYRWLMSGVQESVIPGAPEIEVKNTPTDIDGGIFIDGAKNWLEIDELDPMISDVYSKAKHGFAISFKIKFDQRVREYKEPRYVIDSGGHVGGIRGVSVFVVNDNLYFQVIDSPDEDVLIWKVRVPVYTVRWQRVMMSWRLDKGLWVYLDGAFRGFTKTPITLPEEIKEIPKKLVVGRKIIGPDYAGAQFAFGCLAVYGRYLSHKESSLVFGGADNPFPGIIREVWKNLPGENITVLEKNPDYPNNPTTIEIIENFDAPFNVDNDYGSKVKGYFIAPETGNTTFYLSCSKSCKLFFSADEESKNKTVIISLNKPTWHNQWNKYANQSSKEIYLVAGKFYFLEAIQKGVDASDSLSVGVRMPTGRYQRPISIENLQWRLPGNQHAGLIREVWYNIPGYSISDLTSNINFPSKPSSTEVLDKFDAPFNVDDNYGSRISGYFRAPDTGDYRFYLATDSSGELWLSSDDSESNLVKLITLNGWTDHNQWLKYPEQRSEKIFLVSGQYYFIRVYMKADKLGDCASVAVELPSGHFEGPIKKKHLSWKLTSSKEGPGPKEIIEPLPKPVGLFALNDASVKDILLPGENKIILGDVDLTSGPTGLKDDAFLFKGNRSSYIEIPNDGKLDVKHSLTILANIYPMGEDGPIINFKRDGWGVHLWQFSKTQLFVRFVTREGKMSMQPLGTRVLQLNKWNQVGATYDKSSGVAQLWHDGKMVKSRNIGQVDLLTNAPIRLGAREGDDRFFKGKISCIQIYDRALSADQIGEVKHCPKQSKGSPIDIDDLTVFAQGSGIGPRLEESESVENRIGEDTEEELIVTRCDPSPCLNSGECIDDDKKIDGYKCICTSDFTGKHCQVSKPAAENPVMKRTIISYIKKGEEPIKQTTSKADESLLLYQKIGCYKDDFLNSDLKIKIPEISNLTQDHCVRACAKEDNSSSYFGLQNGVFCFCGNKYGKYGKIADSFCNKVCPGNSEENCGGEFANNLFFFGRSKNYTIKTFTGKQQGAGTDAKIYVELLGDRGNSDFRQLDNAIDKYEPGSADQQTFALPDLGNLKRVRILHDNSGSAPSWFLSKVEVTDELGHTEEFPCNDWLSETQSGGKLERDLFAKSIISKPS encoded by the exons ATGAGAATAGCAGTTCAGTATATTTTCATTCTTACACTTTGTGGATCTTCACATGGAACATCCaaag TAGATAAGAAAGATGATGTTCCACATGTTCATCGTACCTCTTTTCCAGTACAACTTAGAGTTCATTCTCCCAATGAAAATTTGTTGGGAATAGTTCCACATGTTCCAGAATATG gCGAAACTGTTGCTTCGATACAAACAGCTAGAACTTTAGTTGAAAATACTAGAAGTTCAATTCCACATCCTTCAGACAATTTAGCAATCAAAGCTCCAGAAGATGAAGTTATTGTGACCAAAAGCATTATTCCTAACACTGTATTTACAAATATACCTGCGCCAGCAACTGTTGAAAAAAAGTCTGTTACCAATGAACAAAAGCGTCAATACATTCCTGCAATGCagttaaacaatttgttttaccCACAATACCAACAGTATCAAATTCCACAATATTCGAACTACTTGCAATATCCAACAATTAATGTTCAACAGAGCCCAATAGTGCAACCTATGTATCCATCAACAATTCAAAGTCTGCAACAGCAAAGTGCCAtttcaa atgaacCTTGCACTGATCAATATCCAATGTGTACAGGCTTTGCAAAAAACAACTACTGTTTTAATTACCCTGATCTCATGAAAATTCAGTGTCGTAAATCATGTGGACATTGTA TTCCGTTACTTACACCTGTGGAAACAGTGATTGCAAATGATACCACTCCAAATGTTGAAAACCAATCAAAATCAGCTGTAATTAAAGCAGCCAATGGTAAAGATTCTAAAAAATCTAATGATAAAGGTTCAAAGTTaacagaaaaagtaaaaaaagtaaaatcaaaat ccaAAATAGCAACAACTGTTGTGCACAAAAAACCAAATGAGAAGTTGAAGACTCAAACTATTAAACATGAAGAGTTTGATGGAAAAGCAACTGTTTCAactagcaaatataaaaatgaaggAATCGATGAAGAAGATAGTGGCTCTGGGTCAAGTGGTTCTGGATTAGATGCTGAGGGTGAAAGTGGTCTGAGTGAAGAGTCAGGATCCGGAGTTAATACTGTGAacacaaaatcttttaatgtcagtaaaatcttaataacaaaaaataatacaaaactcCACACAACTGTGAAAAAGTTGTTAGATGCAAAAATTCAAGGTACTGAAAAAAAGAGCAGAAGAAGCAAAATACCTGATAAGAAACAGATATCACATCCAGAATTTAGTGAATTCAAACTACCAGTAAAAAAGAGTGTTATTCCTGTCTCATCACTTGCATTAGCTGATAAAAATGGAGATGATATAGATAGCGGTTCAGGTGACTCATTGATTGAAACTGCttcaacaaaaagtaaaattgtttcaaatgtaaCTGAAAAATCATCAGAGCAGCAATCAGCTAAACCACTTCCAAAAGTATTAATTAAaacagtaaagaaaaaaaactctaaaagcATTCTTATTAATGttccaaaatctaaaaataaaaacattgggCATTCACATAATGTTTCCATTATTGCAAAgccaaaaagcaaaaaacaaaaaatcaaaaaacaaggagtaaatattaaaattgttcataaagaaaaaaaaaataaagcgaAGACAAAAAGAAACCAACACAAAATTTCAG TTGTGAAGAAAAACAAGGGAGAGAAAAATGTGACTGTTAAAGTGGaaaacaaatcaacaaaaaacaaaacaaacattacAAAGAAAGATGaacaaataatagttaaaaagcAGGAGATAAGCCAAAGACCAGAAAATGCTAACTCTGCCATATTTGCAAGCAAATATCCAAGGATTGATCTTCGTGCAATTGCTAATGCATTGGCTAAATATGAATCAGCTGCTTTAGAATTAGCAGGTGAATACCCAAAACCAGCACAATTCGACATGACTGAATATCAAAGATCGAGTATACCTCGTCCAGAAACTCTTTATGTAAACAACATTgaacaaaatatacaaatagctGAACTTGTTACTAAAACCGAacgagataaaaaaaatataataccaaagtatttaaaactttccaCTGATGTTTTCAAAGATGGAGATTCCTTTCTTGATACAGAAAATGCTGATAGCCTTGATTCAGTGAGGCGGCGATTTGAAATTCCAGGAATAGAACCAACTTTGAATGACTACTACTCTGAAACTGGAAAAATCAATCCGTTTTCTTCAAAACAAAGCAGATATAAAAAGAGCCAGATtatgaaaatcaaaacaatGAATACATCTTCAGATCCTTATGAATACTTGAGAAATATGCCGCCTGGGGCTTCTATGGAACCTATAGAAGATCCAAGAAAGCGTTCAAATATTCCATCAGATCATTCGTTTCCAGTGTTTCTAATGAAAGTATCACCTGCTGACCAAAAATATAAACCAGAAGAAG CCTCAAAGCGAGGAAAAGTTCACCACTTAAATGCAGAAGGCTTACCTATTGATGATAAAGAGAATGGAAACAATAATGCTCCTATAGCATCATCTCCGGTAGAAGATCATCATGCCACTCAACAAAATTTTGTGAACTCTGCATTAGTAAGTCCAATGAATATACCTTCATATCCCCAAGCAATGCAGTTTGTTTCGCCGCCTTACATGCAACCTGGGTTTTTTCAGTATCCAGGAGTACCAGCCTTATCCGAGGAACATGCAGCAGTTTCTCCACCAATAGGTTTTACAGTTGAACAGCTCACAGCACCTAGAACAAGTGCTGCTTTTGCACATGAAGATCAAGTTACAGCTGAAAATCAGCCAAAGGATTCTTTAc gaaGCAAGATGTTAAGTgctttttttactgtaaaaaatGGAGAGGGTGTTTCAGATGAAGGATCTGGCGGAACCTCAAATGATAAAATAggaaaaa GCAATTTAGTTGAGACAGGGTCAGGCGATGGTAATGAAGATGCACAAAAACCAGTTATTTCACTTCATAACCttcttaaaaatgatttactgTTATCAGATGACAAATCATCTAATATCGGAAAATCTAGCAGTTCAAAAAGCCCATCAAACAACCAACAGGATTCCTCTGCAAATTATTTGCGGTCTAACTTAGCAGCGCTTACTCCAGAGAGTGGAAAGTCAAATACTGATGAACAATCTGTTATGTCTGGTGAACATGCAATGTCTACAAAAATGAGAAAAACTCAAGAAACTAACTGGATGCGTCCAAATCCCGAGTCTGAACTAGCATCAGCATTACCTGAATCATACATAGATTCTTCAG TTCCTTCAAAGGAGACTTCTAGTCATCAAAATTCAT TGAACCAAGCATTTTTAATGGAAAATGCTTCACCGCGCGATCAAATACCATCAAAGTATATTACAACCAAAAAAGCAATAATGCAAGCAGATATGGTACGAGGACAACCAACATCtgatataactaaaaaatttattaaccaaaaaaaagttttgagtaaaaacttatttgagaGTTTCCCATCCCAAGATATTGCCATAACTCATCtaaaagatgatattgataaatCTATTCTTATGGAGTTTCCTAAATCACCTTTTTCATCTCACAATGTAAATAGTTTTCCTAAAGAAGCTAACAATCCTTTAAACACAAAAAGATTTGTAAACAAGAACTTATTAATATCTTTGAACTCAAAATCatctcaaaataatcaaaatgatGGAAATTCTAACAGAGATGAAATACCTAATTTTAACAGagataatatacaaaacaatatTCCATACTTATGGAGACAGTATTCTAACAGTATAGTTCCAAGTACTTCTGTTGCTTCTGAATCTCCAGATTTTCAAATGCCAGTTCAAGTTTCATTCAGCAAGCAAGAATCTTCTTTACTTTCTGCAAAAGTAGGTTCTGCAAAGTATGAACAAAACCCTATTGCTCAAATTGTAGCAAGCAAGCAGTTAGATGCTG GTTCTAGTCAGAATTATCTTAATCAACCTGGAGTTGCAGTGCAACCTTTATTGCATAATACAAtagaatcaaaaaaacaaacaataacacaAGGTGTTcgtaaaaaccttataaaacaACAACCAGATCTTGATTGTGGGGATGATTGGGAAGGTGCTCGCGGAGATTTTGGAACATTCtgttataaagaaattaaagtaaaagcTACATTTGATGATGCCCTTGCAGAGTGTCGAAGACTAAAGGGAGATCTTTTTAgtatattaaatgcttatgaAAATCGATATCTTCAAGATAATATACATGAAAGGTTTTGGATTGGTTACAGAGATAAAg gTATGGATGGTAACTGGAATTGGACTGATGGTAGTAAGagtatttatacaaattggGCTAATAATGCAGATGGTGATGACAGCAAACGATTTGATTGCGTTTATGTTGAAGCTGACCAAGGGTTGTGGAAAGATGCACCTTGcaataaaaaacaaccttttttatgtaaaaagaaaaaagaag tttgtccAAAAGattggaaaaatttaaaacttaattcagCTAACGGTTgctataaactttttgaaacatCATTGGGATGGGAAGATGCAGAGCATGAATGTGAAAAAAACCATTCACATTTAGCAAGTTTAACAAGTGAAGACGAACAAACAATggtttatcag gtGCATTCATCAAAGTCTTTTTGGATTGGGTTTAATGACCGAGAGAATGAAGGAGATTGGATGTGGAGTGATAGAACGACCTCTTCATACACAAATTGGGCTGAAAGGGCACCAACTAATGGTGGTCTAAGTTGTACTTCAATGATAGATGGTGGGAAGTGGCATGATGAACCTTGTGGCGAAAAGtataaatttgtttgtaaaagaAAAGGCCCACAACCAGAGAAAAATGAAGGGTTGGATAGTGATGGAGTATTACTTCCAGTTGCTCGATTAATGATGAGACCTGAAACCTCTCCAAGCCATATTTATGATGACATAGCAAAAGGTGGCTTACATCCAG tgactccaaaatttttttggccTCTGTTGAAGATTAGTAAATCTGGTCTAGCAGGCAATAGACCTATGGCAGCTCATGGTGGTGTTAGAGTTGTGCCTGGGGGGGTTGCTTTAGATGGTATTCATGGCTTTTTAGATGGTGGAGATTTTCATGGAAAGTGTCTAGCAGATCCTAAGAAATGTATTAAAGGCTTTACAATAGCAATACAT gtttattttgataaaattgtcAGGCAGTACAAAAAAGAGCATTGCGTAATTGACACATCTGGAGGAGGTAAAGGCTTCAcaatttttattgctaataacAAACTGAATTATAAAGTTGTTACAGATGAGCAAACATGGCATCTTCAAACAGATCTCACTGTAGAAATTTGGGAACAAATTGTTATGACCTGGCATAAAGATAAAGGATTATCAGTGTTTGTTAATGGAGCCTTTAAAGATGCAGAAACTACAAGTAAAAAGTCTGTTATAGTTTCTAACGGACCCACACGTTTAATTGTTGGCAGAGAAGATAAAGATAAAGGCCCATACTCATGTACAAA gatgGTTGTGGCCTCAGTTGCTATTTTCACCAAAATGCTTTCAATTGAAGATGTACCGTATGCATTCACTTATGGAGATACTGTTGTTGCCAGTTATCGATGGCTAATGTCAGGTGTTCAAGAATCAGTTATTCCTGGTGCACCTGAAATTGAAGTAAAGAATACCCCAA ctGATATAGATGGAGGTATATTTATTGACGGAGCAAAAAATTGGTTAGAAATTGATGAGTTAGATCCAATGATTAGTGATGTTTACTCGAAAGCTAAACATGGTTTTGcaatcagttttaaaataaaatttgatcaaCGGGTTAGAGAATACAAAGAGCCACGATATGTTATTGACTCGGGTGGTCATGTGGGTGGAATTAGAGGTGTGTCTGTATTTGTTGTCAATGACAACTTATACTTTCAGGTTATTGATAGCCCTGATGAAGATGTTTTGATATGGAAAGTTCGAGTTCCTGTTTACACTGTTCGATGGCAGCGAGTAATGATGAGCTGGAGGCTCGACAAAGGATTGTGGGTATATTTGGATGGCGCTTTTCGGGGGTTTACAAAAACACCTATAACCTTGCCAGAGGAAATTAAAGAAATACCAAAAAAGTTAGTTGTTGGTAGAAAAATCATAGGGCCTGATTATGCTGGAGCGCAATTTGCCTTTGGTTGTTTAGCTGTTTATGGTCGATACCTTTCACACAAAGAGTCAAGTTTGGTTTTTGGTGGAGCTGACAACCCATTTCCTGGCATTATTAGAGAAGTGTGGAAAAATTTACCAGGAGAAAATATTactgttttagaaaaaaatcctGATTACCCAAACAACCCAACAActattgaaataattgaaaattttgatgctCCGTTTAATGTTGATAATGACTATGGCTCTAAAGTGAAAGGCTATTTCATTGCACCTGAAACTGGaaatacaacattttatttgtCATGCAGTAAATCTtgtaagttgttttttagtgcTGATGAAGAATCAAAGAACAAGACTGTAATAATTTCTCTTAATAAACCAACATGGCACAATCAATGGAACAA atatGCTAACCaatcatcaaaagaaatttatttagttgctgggaagttttattttcttgaagCAATTCAGAAAGGTGTTGATGCAAGTGATTCACTTAGTGTTGGTGTTCGTATGCCTACTGGAAGATATCAAAGGCCAATTAGTATAGAAAATCTGCAATGGCGTTTACCAG GTAATCAACATGCAGGTTTAATCAGAGAAGTGTGGTATAACATACCTGGCTATTCTATATCAGATTTAACATCAAACATTAACTTCCCATCTAAACCATCCAGTACAGAAGTGCTTGATAAATTTGATGCTCCTTTTAATGTAGATGATAACTATGGCTCACGAATATCAGGGTATTTTCGTGCTCCTGACACTGGCGATTACAG gTTTTATTTGGCAACTGATAGTAGTGGAGAACTTTGGCTCAGTTCAGATGATAGTGAAAGCAATCTTGTTAAGCTAATTACACTGAATGGTTGGACTGATCATAATCAGTGGCTTAA GTATCCTGAACAGAGGTCTGAGAAAATATTTCTGGTATCTGGTCAGTACTACTTTATTCGTGTTTACATGAAAGCAGATAAGTTAGGAGACTGTGCATCTGTTGCTGTTGAATTACCAAGTGGTCATTTTGAAGGACCAATTAAAAAGAAGCATCTATCTTGGAAACTTACTAGCTCTAAAGAAGGACCTGGACCTAAAGAGATTATTGAac cccTACCTAAGCCAGTTGGTTTGTTTGCTTTAAATGATGCCTCAGTAAAGGACATTTTACTTCCAggtgaaaacaaaataattcttgGTGATGTTGATCTAACTTCGGGACCAACAG gccTTAAAGATGATGCATTCTTGTTCAAAGGGAATCGTTCCTCATACATTGAAATACCAAATGATGGAAAATTAGATGTAAAACACTCTTTAACAATCTTGGCAAATATATATCCAATGGGTGAAGATGGTcccattattaattttaaacgaGACGGTTGGGGAGTTCATTTATGGCAGTTTAGTAAGACACAACTTTTTGTTAGATTTGTAACACGTGAAGGAAAAATGAGTATGCAGCCTTTGGGTACAAGAGTGTTACAA CTCAATAAATGGAATCAAGTTGGTGCTACTTATGACAAAAGTTCTGGTGTAGCTCAATTATGGCATGATGGGAAGATGGTTAAAAGTAGAAATATAGGACAAGTAGACCTTTTGACTAATGCACCCATTAGACTTGGTGCCAGAGAAGGTGATGACCGTTTTTTCAAAGGAAAAATTTCATGTATTCAAATATATGATAGAGCTTTAAGTGCTGATCAAATTGGTGAAGTTAAACACTGTCCAAAGCAAAGTAAAG GTTCTCCAATCGACATTGATGATTTAACAGTATTTGCTCAAGGATCTGGTATTGGACCTCGACTTGAAG AGTCTGAGTCAGTGGAGAACAGAATTGGTGAAGACACTGAAGAAGAACTTATTG taactcGATGCGATCCTAGCCCTTGTTTGAACAGTGGTGAATGTATTGATgatgacaaaaaaattgatgGTTACAAATGCATATGTACTAGTGATTTTACAGGAAAACATTGTCAag